Proteins encoded in a region of the Zunongwangia endophytica genome:
- the mnmD gene encoding tRNA (5-methylaminomethyl-2-thiouridine)(34)-methyltransferase MnmD, giving the protein MERKIIKTGDGSSTIHIPEWDEQYHSKHGALQEAMHVFIKMGLDFWVAENKKSKLSVLEIGFGTGLNALLTYFYTTNLKVNYTGVEAYPVKPEELAVLDYASVLPNFEKADDIFNKMHQIDWEEFSEIASNFSLRKQQKIFQEIEDQESYDIVYFDAFGARLQPELWTELIFKKMFDALKSKGVLVTYAAKGSVRRAMQAVGFQVERLPGPPGKREMLRAVKN; this is encoded by the coding sequence TTGGAACGAAAAATTATTAAAACCGGTGATGGCTCGTCCACCATTCATATTCCAGAATGGGACGAACAATACCATTCTAAACACGGGGCTTTACAAGAAGCAATGCACGTTTTTATTAAAATGGGATTGGATTTTTGGGTTGCTGAAAATAAAAAATCTAAACTTTCTGTTTTAGAAATAGGCTTTGGCACTGGCTTAAATGCTTTACTTACCTATTTTTATACCACCAATCTTAAAGTAAATTACACCGGAGTAGAAGCATATCCGGTAAAGCCTGAAGAATTGGCGGTCTTAGATTATGCTTCAGTTTTGCCAAATTTCGAAAAAGCCGATGATATCTTTAATAAGATGCATCAAATAGACTGGGAAGAATTCAGTGAAATAGCATCTAATTTCAGTTTAAGAAAACAGCAAAAAATATTTCAGGAAATAGAAGACCAGGAATCTTACGATATTGTTTATTTTGATGCCTTTGGCGCCAGGCTACAACCAGAATTGTGGACAGAGCTTATTTTTAAGAAAATGTTCGATGCTTTAAAAAGTAAGGGTGTATTAGTAACTTATGCCGCTAAGGGCAGTGTTCGCAGAGCGATGCAGGCTGTAGGATTTCAGGTAGAGCGATTGCCTGGACCTCCTGGTAAAAGAGAAATGTTAAGAGCCGTTAAAAATTAG
- a CDS encoding branched-chain amino acid aminotransferase — protein sequence MENIATKVKITKTSSSKLSTTDFSNLTFGKVFTDHMMVCDYKDGSWQTPEIVPYGPLMMDPSAKVFHYGQAVFEGMKAYKDNDDQIWLFRPEQNFERINKSSNRLAIPEFPKGHFFNGLEELLKLDKEWIQKGFGNSMYLRPFVIATEAGVSASPATEYKFMILCSPAQAYYSGEVRVKISEDYSRAADGGVGFAKAAGNYGAQFFPTDIAHKEGYQQIIWTDANSHEYLEEAGTMNVFFRIGDKLVTAPTSDRILDGITRKSIIDLAKDANIEVDIRRIKVSEIIEAAKSGELKEIFGSGTATVVTPILGFGYKGEKHELPSIEDSYANSFKDRLLKIQYNQAEDKFGWRHAVK from the coding sequence ATGGAAAACATCGCAACTAAAGTAAAAATCACTAAAACATCTTCTTCTAAATTATCTACTACAGATTTTAGCAATCTTACATTTGGTAAAGTTTTTACCGACCACATGATGGTTTGTGATTATAAAGATGGTTCCTGGCAAACACCCGAAATTGTTCCTTATGGACCGCTAATGATGGATCCATCTGCAAAGGTTTTTCACTATGGCCAAGCCGTTTTTGAAGGTATGAAAGCCTATAAAGATAATGATGATCAAATTTGGCTTTTTAGACCAGAGCAAAATTTTGAGCGAATTAATAAATCTAGTAATCGTCTTGCAATTCCTGAATTCCCTAAAGGTCATTTTTTCAATGGGTTGGAAGAATTATTGAAATTGGATAAAGAATGGATCCAAAAAGGATTTGGGAATTCGATGTATTTACGCCCTTTTGTAATTGCAACCGAAGCTGGAGTGTCTGCCTCTCCTGCAACTGAATATAAATTTATGATCCTATGTTCTCCTGCACAGGCTTACTACAGTGGCGAAGTACGAGTTAAAATCTCTGAAGATTATAGCCGTGCTGCCGATGGTGGCGTTGGTTTTGCAAAGGCAGCAGGTAACTATGGTGCTCAATTCTTCCCTACAGATATCGCACATAAAGAAGGATACCAGCAAATTATCTGGACCGATGCAAATTCGCATGAATATCTGGAAGAAGCAGGTACAATGAATGTTTTCTTTAGAATAGGAGATAAACTAGTAACTGCACCTACCAGCGATAGAATTTTAGATGGTATAACTCGTAAAAGCATTATCGATCTTGCAAAAGATGCTAATATAGAAGTTGATATTCGTAGAATTAAAGTTTCTGAAATTATAGAAGCAGCTAAATCTGGAGAGCTGAAAGAAATCTTTGGATCTGGAACTGCTACCGTGGTTACTCCTATCTTAGGATTTGGTTATAAAGGTGAAAAACACGAATTGCCTAGCATAGAAGATTCTTATGCGAATTCCTTTAAGGATCGCTTATTAAAAATACAATACAATCAGGCTGAAGACAAATTTGGATGGCGACATGCCGTTAAATAA
- a CDS encoding P-II family nitrogen regulator: protein MKKIEAIIRKSKFDEVKKALHSSEVVFFTYWDVTGVGNEKQGHVYRGVSYSTADIQRRKLSITVSDEFLDKTINAILESAYTGSVGDGKIFVSTIDEAYRIRTKEKGTDSLK from the coding sequence ATGAAGAAAATTGAAGCTATTATCAGAAAGTCAAAATTTGACGAAGTAAAAAAAGCCTTGCACAGCTCTGAGGTTGTTTTTTTTACGTACTGGGATGTAACAGGGGTTGGAAACGAAAAACAAGGACATGTATATCGCGGGGTATCTTACAGCACTGCCGATATCCAAAGAAGAAAATTGTCCATAACCGTTTCTGACGAATTCCTGGACAAAACCATAAATGCCATTTTAGAATCTGCTTATACCGGTTCTGTTGGCGACGGTAAAATTTTCGTTTCTACCATAGACGAAGCTTACCGTATACGTACGAAAGAAAAAGGAACCGACTCCCTTAAATAA
- a CDS encoding DUF4920 domain-containing protein — MKKLIYSALICCSILACKNSEEKKVEAENTVEVQEKENNELAYASYGEEISAEGAVDAEAIAEDYKKLKPGDTIATSFTSTVNAVCKMKGCWMDLEIPGDEDVSVKFKNYEFFVPKDIEGKEVVVEGKAFIQEVSVEDQKHYAKDAGKSEEEIQSITEPKHEFAFLANGVLLKK, encoded by the coding sequence ATGAAAAAACTAATCTATTCAGCACTAATTTGCTGTTCAATTCTGGCTTGTAAAAATTCTGAAGAAAAGAAAGTAGAAGCTGAAAATACAGTTGAAGTTCAGGAAAAAGAAAATAATGAGCTAGCATACGCGAGCTATGGGGAAGAAATTTCTGCGGAAGGAGCAGTGGATGCTGAAGCTATTGCTGAAGATTATAAGAAGCTAAAACCTGGCGATACGATTGCTACGAGTTTTACCTCTACAGTAAATGCGGTTTGCAAAATGAAAGGTTGTTGGATGGATTTAGAAATTCCCGGTGATGAAGATGTGAGCGTTAAATTTAAGAATTACGAATTTTTTGTACCAAAAGATATAGAAGGTAAAGAAGTTGTCGTTGAGGGAAAGGCTTTTATTCAGGAGGTTTCTGTTGAAGATCAAAAGCATTACGCTAAAGATGCTGGTAAATCTGAAGAAGAAATCCAATCGATTACAGAACCAAAGCACGAATTTGCATTTTTAGCAAATGGTGTGCTTTTAAAGAAATAG
- a CDS encoding nucleoside triphosphate pyrophosphohydrolase family protein, which translates to MKKRIEDVTQFHNAFGLGVSEHPKASLGEAKNKLRFELMKEENEEYLEAAENNDLVEVADALGDMLYILCGTILEHGMQHKIEEVFEEIQKSNMSKLGADGKPIYREDGKVLKGPNYFKPNIKAILDK; encoded by the coding sequence ATGAAAAAAAGAATCGAAGATGTTACACAATTTCATAATGCATTTGGTTTAGGGGTTAGTGAACATCCAAAAGCCAGTTTGGGCGAAGCAAAAAACAAACTTCGTTTTGAATTAATGAAGGAAGAAAATGAAGAATATCTAGAAGCTGCGGAAAATAATGACCTGGTTGAGGTAGCAGACGCTCTTGGTGATATGCTGTATATTTTATGCGGAACTATTTTAGAACACGGGATGCAACATAAAATTGAAGAAGTTTTTGAAGAAATACAGAAAAGCAATATGAGTAAATTAGGTGCTGATGGAAAACCTATATATCGAGAAGATGGTAAAGTTCTAAAAGGGCCAAATTATTTCAAACCCAATATTAAAGCTATTCTTGATAAATAA
- a CDS encoding YceI family protein produces MKKNIVKGFMALSLIVGLGSCKNNNGHETSAEDAKEAAEATAESMEYTVDTTASTISWIGEKPTGQHTGTIQVSDGTFMANDSIIESGNFTIDMTSIEVTDLEGDDKKSLEAHLMGTVEGKEGDFFNVNEYSDASFEVTGISETEGKMMLEGNLTIKEETKNIFFPVSINKTDNGYEISSEEFKIDRTNWNVNYGSKSVFDGLGDNFIYDDITLKLDIKANKKA; encoded by the coding sequence ATGAAGAAAAACATTGTAAAAGGATTTATGGCGTTAAGCCTTATCGTAGGTCTAGGAAGTTGTAAAAACAACAACGGGCACGAAACATCTGCTGAAGATGCTAAAGAGGCAGCAGAAGCAACTGCTGAATCTATGGAGTATACAGTAGATACTACTGCATCTACCATTAGCTGGATTGGAGAGAAGCCAACTGGACAACATACTGGAACTATCCAAGTTTCTGATGGTACTTTTATGGCAAACGATAGCATTATCGAAAGCGGAAACTTTACTATTGATATGACTTCTATTGAAGTTACTGATTTAGAAGGTGACGATAAGAAAAGCTTAGAGGCTCACTTAATGGGTACTGTTGAAGGTAAAGAAGGTGATTTCTTTAACGTAAACGAATATTCTGATGCTTCTTTTGAAGTTACTGGAATTTCTGAAACTGAAGGAAAAATGATGTTAGAAGGTAATCTTACTATTAAAGAAGAAACTAAAAACATTTTTTTCCCAGTGTCTATTAATAAAACTGATAACGGATACGAAATCTCTAGTGAAGAGTTTAAAATCGATCGTACAAACTGGAACGTAAATTACGGTTCTAAATCTGTATTTGATGGTTTAGGTGATAACTTCATTTATGATGACATCACTTTAAAATTAGATATTAAAGCGAATAAGAAAGCTTAA
- the grpE gene encoding nucleotide exchange factor GrpE, with protein MTKKANDKDQNSVKDQVEENIDKAIDEVENEQAEKAEDNDNAEEEISETDKLKEEVQKEKDKFLRLFAEFENFKKRTSKERLELFKTANQEVMIAMLPVLDDFDRALIEIRKTEDKNLLKGVELIHTKFSETLKNKGLEPVEVNKGDAFDADIHEAITQIPAPSDDLRGKIVDVVEQGYKLGERIIRYPKVVTGK; from the coding sequence ATGACAAAGAAAGCTAACGATAAGGATCAAAATTCTGTAAAAGATCAGGTAGAAGAAAATATCGATAAAGCAATCGACGAAGTGGAGAATGAGCAAGCCGAAAAGGCTGAGGATAACGATAATGCCGAGGAAGAAATTTCTGAAACTGATAAATTAAAAGAAGAAGTACAAAAAGAGAAAGATAAATTTTTACGTCTCTTTGCTGAATTTGAAAACTTCAAAAAGCGTACTTCTAAGGAAAGGTTAGAGTTGTTTAAAACAGCCAATCAGGAGGTGATGATTGCAATGTTGCCAGTTCTTGATGATTTTGACAGAGCTTTAATTGAAATTAGGAAAACAGAAGACAAAAACCTTTTAAAAGGAGTTGAGCTGATCCATACCAAATTTAGCGAAACACTTAAAAATAAAGGTTTAGAGCCTGTTGAAGTAAATAAAGGAGATGCTTTTGATGCTGATATTCACGAAGCGATAACTCAAATTCCGGCTCCTAGCGACGATCTTAGAGGAAAAATCGTTGATGTTGTAGAGCAGGGATATAAATTAGGGGAGCGCATAATTCGTTATCCAAAAGTTGTTACCGGTAAGTAA
- a CDS encoding fasciclin domain-containing protein produces MKKKTLLLMMLLGFITTFTFAQEKEFFSTVDDTENYSALELAQNDDQFSIFLSFLEASGLDTSMEYADGFTIFIPTNDAFGEMKVSKLSELTSAENKTKLIDFVKHYIVPEKVYKNQFNDSQVIAISEDESIKINTDMNGNSVSIGGANIISSDIETKNGVVHVVDQLLTTTDYFSSSY; encoded by the coding sequence ATGAAAAAGAAAACTTTACTTTTAATGATGTTGTTAGGATTTATAACAACTTTTACATTCGCTCAGGAAAAAGAATTCTTCTCTACCGTAGATGATACTGAAAATTATTCAGCTTTAGAACTGGCGCAAAATGACGATCAATTTTCTATCTTTTTAAGTTTCTTAGAAGCATCTGGTTTAGATACTTCTATGGAATATGCTGATGGATTTACCATTTTTATCCCAACCAATGATGCTTTTGGTGAAATGAAAGTAAGTAAGCTTTCAGAACTTACCAGCGCTGAAAATAAAACGAAATTAATCGATTTTGTAAAACATTATATTGTACCAGAGAAGGTTTATAAAAACCAATTTAACGATTCTCAGGTAATTGCCATTTCTGAAGATGAGTCAATCAAGATTAATACTGATATGAATGGAAATAGTGTTTCAATTGGAGGTGCAAATATTATAAGCAGTGACATTGAAACCAAAAACGGAGTAGTGCATGTAGTAGATCAATTACTAACTACAACAGATTATTTTTCAAGTTCTTACTAG
- a CDS encoding ammonium transporter, with protein METDAVLDLMWIIICGILVFFMQAGFTLVEAGFTRAKNTSNIIMKNLMDLSVGSLAFWAIGYTIMYGDSIGSFIGTPSLFYDVRGDMHNLFFQTVFCATAATIVSGAIAERTKFSTYLIFSLLLTTVIYPISGHWVWQGDGWLTGLGFIDFAGSTVVHSVGGWAALVAAALVGPRIGKYTDGKSNALPGHNMLYGALGVFILWLGWFGFNPGSELAISGDSANNVAGIVITTNLAAAAGAVVALFLTWIRYGKADISMTLNGALAGLVGITAGCAAVDPMGAFIIGIVSGIVVVFSIEFIDKVLKIDDPVGAISVHGVVGAVGTLLVGVFATDGGLLYGGGFAQLGVQAIGVVSIGAWAMITTFILLSILKAVMGLRVTEKEELDGLDIHEHGIDSYPEFGRDK; from the coding sequence ATGGAAACAGATGCTGTATTAGATTTAATGTGGATTATAATTTGTGGAATACTTGTTTTCTTTATGCAGGCAGGTTTTACACTTGTTGAAGCCGGATTCACGCGAGCAAAGAATACCTCTAACATTATTATGAAAAACCTTATGGATCTTTCTGTGGGGTCTTTAGCTTTTTGGGCTATTGGATATACAATCATGTATGGTGATTCTATTGGTAGCTTTATAGGAACACCTAGTTTATTTTATGATGTTCGTGGAGACATGCATAATTTATTTTTCCAGACAGTTTTTTGCGCGACAGCCGCAACGATTGTATCTGGTGCTATCGCAGAGAGAACAAAATTCTCTACATACTTGATTTTCTCTTTATTATTAACAACTGTAATTTATCCTATCTCGGGCCATTGGGTATGGCAAGGAGACGGTTGGTTAACCGGTCTTGGGTTTATTGATTTTGCAGGCTCTACCGTAGTACACTCAGTAGGTGGTTGGGCAGCTTTGGTTGCCGCTGCTTTAGTAGGACCTCGTATCGGTAAATATACTGACGGAAAATCTAATGCATTACCTGGTCACAATATGCTTTACGGTGCACTTGGGGTATTTATCTTATGGTTAGGTTGGTTCGGTTTTAATCCGGGTTCTGAACTTGCAATTTCTGGTGACAGTGCTAACAATGTTGCCGGTATTGTAATCACTACGAACCTTGCAGCCGCAGCCGGTGCTGTTGTTGCCTTATTCCTTACCTGGATTAGATATGGCAAAGCCGATATTTCAATGACCTTAAACGGTGCCTTAGCTGGTCTTGTAGGAATCACTGCAGGATGTGCGGCAGTAGACCCTATGGGAGCATTTATAATCGGAATCGTATCTGGTATTGTTGTAGTATTCTCTATCGAATTTATTGATAAGGTACTTAAGATCGATGATCCTGTGGGAGCAATCTCTGTGCATGGTGTTGTTGGTGCTGTAGGTACATTATTAGTAGGAGTTTTTGCTACTGATGGCGGACTGCTTTACGGTGGAGGATTTGCACAACTTGGTGTACAGGCTATTGGTGTAGTCTCTATCGGGGCTTGGGCAATGATTACAACCTTTATCTTACTTTCTATTCTTAAAGCTGTTATGGGACTAAGAGTTACAGAGAAAGAGGAACTTGATGGATTAGATATTCACGAGCATGGTATAGATTCTTATCCAGAATTTGGTAGAGATAAATAA
- a CDS encoding TIGR01777 family oxidoreductase has product MRVLITGATGLIGTKISALCHEKGIDVNYLTTSEDKIQHKDHYRGFLWNPQKGEIDKRAIDNVDAIINLVGASIAQRWTDENKRKILNSRVESTNLLCNTLSKNDHQIKQIVSASAIGVYPSSLQKLYFEDKDAIDDSFVGDVVVKWESAVDNFKDLGLKVSKIRIGLVMAKNGGMLEKLKEPVKFNIGAPLGTGKQWQSWIHISDLTNIFMYVLENGLSGTFNGVAPNPVTNKEMTKEVANQLNKPLWLPNVPGFVLKTYFGEMATLLLSSQLVSSKKIEEQGYHFQYLHLQPALDDLL; this is encoded by the coding sequence ATGCGGGTATTAATAACTGGAGCAACCGGCCTTATCGGTACTAAAATTTCAGCATTATGTCATGAAAAAGGCATTGATGTAAATTATCTTACCACAAGTGAAGATAAGATTCAGCATAAAGATCATTATCGGGGATTTCTATGGAACCCTCAAAAGGGTGAAATCGATAAACGAGCAATCGATAATGTAGATGCTATTATTAATTTAGTAGGTGCTAGTATTGCCCAGCGCTGGACAGATGAAAATAAGCGCAAAATTCTAAATAGTCGTGTAGAAAGTACAAATCTTCTTTGTAACACCTTATCTAAAAATGACCATCAAATTAAGCAAATAGTATCTGCTAGTGCTATTGGAGTGTATCCAAGCTCACTGCAAAAGCTTTATTTTGAAGACAAAGATGCTATAGATGATTCTTTCGTAGGAGATGTGGTCGTTAAATGGGAAAGTGCCGTTGACAACTTTAAAGATTTAGGCTTAAAAGTTTCTAAGATTAGAATTGGTTTGGTAATGGCTAAAAATGGCGGAATGCTAGAAAAGCTGAAAGAGCCTGTGAAGTTTAACATCGGAGCTCCTTTAGGTACTGGAAAACAATGGCAATCTTGGATTCATATTAGTGATCTAACCAACATTTTTATGTACGTCCTCGAAAATGGCCTAAGCGGAACTTTTAACGGTGTTGCACCAAATCCTGTAACTAATAAAGAAATGACTAAAGAAGTGGCAAATCAATTAAATAAACCACTTTGGTTGCCTAATGTACCCGGTTTTGTGCTAAAAACTTATTTTGGTGAGATGGCAACGCTGTTACTTTCCAGCCAATTAGTAAGTAGTAAGAAAATTGAAGAACAGGGATACCATTTTCAGTATCTTCATTTACAACCAGCTTTAGATGATTTACTATAA
- a CDS encoding DUF1684 domain-containing protein, translated as MKKLPLILILFGTIFSSFCQEKTKDPIDQIKTFQEHLNEEYRSPEESPLSEEERLAFKGHDFYEIDTSFIVEATFVRTALESPFRMQTSSDRQPIYVKYADLYFTLKGKELKLAVYQSQTLKDDPKYFDYLFLPFTDDTNGKGSYAGGRYIDLKIPKEGTKEIILDFNKAYNPYCAYSGGYSCPVPPTENNLDLKISAGVKAY; from the coding sequence ATGAAAAAGCTGCCATTAATTTTAATTTTATTCGGAACTATTTTTTCTAGTTTCTGCCAAGAAAAAACTAAAGATCCTATTGATCAGATAAAAACATTTCAGGAACATTTAAATGAAGAATATCGAAGCCCTGAAGAATCCCCTTTATCTGAAGAAGAACGTTTAGCGTTTAAAGGACATGATTTTTATGAAATTGATACCTCATTTATAGTTGAAGCAACCTTTGTAAGAACAGCTCTTGAGTCTCCTTTCAGAATGCAAACATCCTCTGATCGTCAACCAATTTATGTAAAGTATGCAGATTTATATTTTACACTGAAGGGAAAAGAATTAAAACTAGCTGTTTATCAAAGTCAGACTTTAAAAGATGATCCTAAATATTTTGATTATCTATTTTTACCTTTTACAGATGACACAAACGGAAAAGGTTCTTATGCTGGAGGAAGATATATTGACTTAAAAATTCCTAAAGAAGGAACAAAAGAAATAATCTTAGATTTCAATAAAGCTTATAATCCATATTGTGCGTATAGCGGAGGCTATTCCTGTCCTGTTCCTCCTACAGAGAATAATCTTGATTTGAAGATCTCTGCAGGAGTAAAGGCTTATTAA
- the crcB gene encoding fluoride efflux transporter CrcB: protein MIKSALLVFLGGGLGSVCRYLISRALNSTGTNLPWGTFTVNILGSFLIGLFLGIAIKNNTLNSATNLILATGFCGGFTTFSTFSFENQALLRSGDYYNFVIYALATLIIGISSTFFGLFLSKIS from the coding sequence ATGATTAAAAGTGCATTGCTGGTATTTTTGGGAGGTGGCTTAGGCAGCGTTTGTCGTTATTTAATTAGCAGAGCATTGAACAGCACCGGAACTAATTTGCCCTGGGGGACATTTACTGTAAATATTCTAGGCAGCTTTTTGATCGGATTATTTCTTGGCATTGCGATAAAAAATAATACACTTAATAGCGCTACTAATTTAATTCTGGCTACAGGATTTTGTGGTGGCTTCACTACTTTCTCGACCTTTTCTTTTGAAAATCAAGCACTTTTAAGATCTGGTGACTACTATAATTTTGTGATTTATGCACTTGCAACACTAATTATTGGTATTTCTTCAACCTTTTTTGGCCTATTTCTTTCCAAAATTAGCTAA
- a CDS encoding porin has translation MSKFNFANIRLFLVLSMVTVLNVDVQAQEEEEESFLSKISISGTVDAYYRANFNGLNKEDVNDAGDEFLGTAPGSSFANLPGFALGMANVIIGYEGEKVGFVADLVYGPRGADAVFNSPQAGDFYRSSNIINQLYMYYNVSDNVRLTLGNFNTFLGYEVISPAANFNYSTSYLFSYGPFSHTGLKADFTIDENWSAMLAVMNPTDYTEYNPIGKYSFGGQLGYSNDAGSAYLNLIYGEQTMADDALFQIDLTTGWDLSDTFYLGFNGSYQTTDGAGFAGAAIYPQISTSDSFAIGLRAEYFNELEDGGVVYNADATTTAFTLTGSYTYGNLIVKPELRLDSVDGAEPFVDSDLMPQDNLSSFIIAAIYSF, from the coding sequence ATGTCAAAATTCAATTTTGCAAATATCCGACTTTTTCTAGTATTATCAATGGTAACCGTACTAAATGTAGATGTACAGGCTCAGGAAGAAGAAGAGGAAAGTTTTTTATCGAAAATCAGTATTTCAGGTACTGTAGACGCTTACTACCGTGCTAATTTCAATGGCCTTAATAAAGAAGACGTAAATGATGCTGGTGACGAATTTCTTGGTACCGCACCGGGTTCTTCTTTCGCAAATTTACCAGGATTTGCTTTAGGTATGGCCAACGTTATTATTGGTTACGAAGGAGAAAAAGTTGGTTTTGTAGCCGATCTTGTATATGGCCCACGAGGAGCCGATGCAGTTTTCAATTCTCCACAGGCAGGCGATTTTTATAGATCCTCAAACATTATTAACCAATTATACATGTATTATAATGTAAGTGATAATGTTAGATTAACTTTGGGTAACTTTAATACCTTCCTTGGTTACGAAGTAATTTCTCCCGCAGCTAATTTCAACTATTCAACCTCCTACTTATTCTCTTATGGTCCTTTTTCTCATACAGGTTTAAAAGCAGATTTCACCATAGATGAAAATTGGAGTGCTATGTTAGCAGTAATGAACCCTACAGATTATACAGAATATAATCCAATTGGAAAATATTCCTTTGGAGGTCAGTTAGGGTATTCCAACGATGCCGGTAGCGCTTACCTTAATTTAATTTACGGGGAACAAACAATGGCTGATGATGCATTGTTTCAAATAGATCTTACTACAGGTTGGGACTTAAGTGATACATTCTATTTAGGTTTTAATGGTTCTTATCAAACAACAGACGGTGCAGGTTTTGCAGGTGCTGCAATCTATCCACAAATAAGCACTTCAGATAGTTTCGCTATTGGATTAAGAGCTGAGTATTTTAATGAATTAGAAGATGGCGGAGTGGTTTATAACGCCGATGCTACTACTACTGCATTCACTTTAACTGGAAGTTACACTTACGGAAATTTGATAGTAAAACCTGAATTAAGATTAGATAGCGTAGATGGTGCTGAACCATTTGTAGATTCTGACCTTATGCCACAAGATAATTTATCATCTTTTATAATTGCAGCGATTTATTCATTCTAA
- a CDS encoding SRPBCC family protein, with product MKIFKYLLFLLLIVLIGGSIYIATKDGDFKVEETQVFDAPQELIFNEVNDFKNWEYWAAWSTSSEATVNYGDIIKGVGASYEWESDDIGEGQLKTIETKPFTQIIQKIKISNLLGEDHSKVSWNFEPIENDQTKVTWIMEGSQSFKEKFLSLFEDRSLSEMMQPKLSAGLTAMQQVIDNKMNEYNISVDGVVNHGGGYYMYMTTASKISQVNSKMQPMVTQVSNFMETQGFEKLGNPVVIYNEWNQSNNSAIFSAGYFTPNEVRTPIDADVLNGSMPNQKVLKTVLKGKYDNIEEAWKKAYQYIDNNGLEIAESAKPFEVYQTNPIETANPAEWITNIYIPIKEIEND from the coding sequence ATGAAAATTTTTAAATATCTACTTTTTTTACTTCTTATCGTTCTTATTGGAGGTTCTATTTATATAGCAACTAAAGATGGAGATTTTAAGGTCGAAGAAACACAGGTCTTCGATGCTCCACAAGAATTGATTTTTAATGAGGTTAATGATTTTAAAAATTGGGAATATTGGGCAGCCTGGTCTACATCTTCAGAAGCAACAGTTAATTATGGCGATATTATTAAAGGTGTTGGAGCTTCTTACGAATGGGAAAGTGATGATATTGGTGAAGGACAATTAAAAACAATAGAGACTAAACCTTTTACACAAATTATCCAGAAAATTAAGATTTCAAATCTTTTGGGTGAGGATCATAGTAAAGTATCATGGAATTTTGAACCTATTGAAAATGATCAAACCAAGGTTACTTGGATCATGGAAGGATCACAAAGCTTCAAAGAAAAATTCCTGTCATTGTTCGAAGATCGATCACTTTCTGAAATGATGCAGCCTAAACTAAGTGCAGGTTTGACAGCGATGCAGCAGGTCATAGATAACAAAATGAATGAATATAACATTAGCGTTGATGGTGTTGTGAATCATGGTGGCGGTTATTATATGTATATGACGACTGCAAGCAAAATAAGCCAAGTAAACAGTAAAATGCAACCAATGGTTACCCAAGTATCAAATTTCATGGAAACTCAGGGTTTTGAGAAATTAGGTAATCCTGTTGTCATTTATAACGAATGGAATCAATCTAACAATTCTGCAATTTTTTCTGCTGGTTATTTCACTCCAAACGAAGTTCGTACCCCTATAGATGCTGATGTTTTGAATGGTAGTATGCCGAATCAAAAGGTATTAAAAACGGTACTCAAGGGGAAATATGATAATATTGAAGAAGCCTGGAAAAAAGCGTATCAATACATTGATAACAACGGACTTGAAATTGCTGAAAGTGCTAAACCTTTTGAAGTATACCAAACCAATCCTATAGAAACTGCTAATCCTGCAGAATGGATTACAAATATTTACATCCCGATAAAGGAGATAGAAAATGATTAA